In a genomic window of Macaca nemestrina isolate mMacNem1 chromosome 18, mMacNem.hap1, whole genome shotgun sequence:
- the LOC105496759 gene encoding heat shock factor-binding protein 1, with the protein MAETDPKTVQDLTSVVQTLLQQMQDKFQTMSDQIIGRIDDMSSRIDDLEKNIADLMTQAGVEELEGENKIPATQKS; encoded by the exons ATGGCCGAGACTGACCCCAAGACCGTGCAGGACCTCACCTCGGTG GTGCAGACACTCCTGCAGCAGATGCAAGATAAATTTCAGACCATGTCTGACCAGATCATTGGGAGAA TTGATGATATGAGTAGTCGCATTGATGATCTGGAGAAGAACATCGCAGACCTCATGACACAGGCTGGGGTGGAAGAACTGGAAGGTGAAAACAAGATACCTGCCACACAAAAGAGTTGA